One Bacillus spongiae DNA window includes the following coding sequences:
- the obgE gene encoding GTPase ObgE, with product MFVDQVKVYTKGGDGGNGMVAFRREKYVPKGGPAGGDGGKGADVIFEVDEGLRTLIDFRYQRHFKAPRGEHGMSKNQHGKNAEPMVVKVPPGTVVKDDDSKEVIADLVQHGQRAVIAKGGRGGRGNSRFATPANPAPELSEKGEPGQDRYIVMELKLLADVGLVGFPSVGKSTLLSVVSSAKPKIAAYHFTTIAPNLGMVETDDSRSFVMADLPGLIEGASEGIGLGHQFLRHVERTRVIVHVIDMSGMEGRDPYEDYLTINEELKEYNLRLTERPQIIVASKMELPDAEENLARFKEKLPGDYPVMPISSVTRMGLKELLFAIADLLETTPEFPLLEDEEEAINRVLYKHDQTSEDFLISRESDGSFVVSGYTVERLFKMTDFTRDESVRRFARQLRGLGVDEALREKGATDGDTVRLLEYEFEFVE from the coding sequence TTTGTCGATCAGGTCAAAGTATATACAAAAGGCGGAGACGGCGGAAACGGAATGGTTGCGTTTCGCCGTGAAAAATACGTTCCAAAAGGTGGACCAGCTGGTGGTGACGGCGGGAAAGGCGCTGACGTCATTTTTGAGGTGGATGAAGGCTTAAGAACATTAATTGATTTTCGTTATCAACGTCATTTTAAAGCTCCGCGTGGAGAGCACGGGATGTCAAAAAATCAGCACGGAAAAAATGCTGAACCAATGGTCGTAAAGGTCCCACCAGGTACGGTCGTCAAGGATGATGATTCAAAAGAAGTCATCGCCGATTTAGTTCAGCATGGTCAAAGAGCGGTTATCGCCAAAGGTGGTCGTGGTGGAAGAGGGAATTCTCGATTCGCTACTCCAGCAAATCCAGCCCCTGAGCTTTCAGAAAAAGGAGAACCAGGTCAAGACCGCTATATTGTTATGGAGTTAAAATTACTTGCAGATGTAGGATTAGTCGGTTTTCCAAGTGTTGGGAAATCAACTCTTCTTTCTGTCGTTTCGTCTGCAAAGCCAAAAATTGCTGCCTACCATTTTACTACAATAGCACCTAATTTAGGAATGGTAGAGACGGATGATAGTCGAAGTTTCGTAATGGCCGACCTGCCCGGTTTAATTGAAGGTGCATCTGAAGGAATAGGTTTAGGACACCAATTTTTACGTCATGTCGAGCGGACGAGAGTAATTGTTCATGTTATTGATATGTCTGGGATGGAGGGAAGAGATCCATACGAAGACTACTTGACGATCAATGAAGAATTGAAGGAATACAATTTGCGGTTAACAGAACGCCCTCAAATTATTGTGGCGAGTAAAATGGAGCTTCCTGACGCTGAAGAAAACTTAGCTCGATTTAAAGAAAAGCTCCCTGGTGATTACCCTGTGATGCCAATTTCGTCTGTTACTAGAATGGGGCTAAAGGAATTGCTATTTGCAATTGCTGATTTACTAGAAACGACTCCTGAGTTTCCATTATTGGAAGATGAAGAAGAGGCAATTAATCGCGTACTTTACAAACATGATCAAACGAGCGAAGATTTTCTTATTTCACGTGAATCAGACGGTAGTTTTGTTGTAAGTGGCTATACAGTGGAACGATTGTTTAAAATGACTGATTTTACACGAGATGAGTCTGTCAGACGATTTGCAAGGCAGCTTAGAGGGTTAGGAGTAGACGAAGCCCTTAGAGAGAAAGGGGCAACGGACGGAGATACTGTACGCTTATTAGAATATGAA